The following coding sequences are from one Chelonoidis abingdonii isolate Lonesome George chromosome 4, CheloAbing_2.0, whole genome shotgun sequence window:
- the AMPD1 gene encoding AMP deaminase 1 isoform X2 codes for MPQVKVAEMDEAMRFFAEKVFASEVKDEDSRHEISPFDVEEICPILHHEMREHMIHQETTAMADKRKKRISLKTIALALPIAETSATKLSPIEEFIAASPLYQSVPNFQRVQITGDYASGVTIEDFEVVCRGLYRALCIREKYMQKSFQRFPKTPSQYLRNIEGEVWQADDGHGPVFTPPVKEGEDPFRSDNLPEDLGYCVCMQGGVVYVYADAAAARRGKPKDLPYPNLEDFLDDMNFLLALIAQGPMKTYAHRRLKFLSSKFSVHEMLNEMEELKELKNNPHRDFYNCRKVDTHIHAAACMNQKHLLHFIKKSYRVDAERVVYDAKGKKLTLKQLFQQLNMHPYDLTVDSLDVHAGRQTFQRFDKFNDKYNPVGASELRDLYLKTENTIDGEYFATIIKEVGSDLEDAKYQHAEPRLSIYGRSPEEWPKLASWFNRHRVYSPNMKWMIQVPRIYDVFRAKNFLPHFGKMLENIFVPVFEATISPQANKELSVFLLHITGFDSVDDESKHSGHMFSTKSPTPDKWSHEKNPSYSYYLYYMYANITALNSLRRERGMNTFLFRPHCGEAGAITHLLAAFMTADNISHGLNLKKSPVLQYLYFLAQIPIAMSPLSNNSLFLEYAKNPLLDFHQKGLMVSLSTDDPMQFHYTKEPLMEEYAIAAQVFKLSTCDMCEIARNSVLQCGLSHEEKTKFLGENYREEGPQGNNIWKTNVAQIRMAYRYETWCYELNLIAEGLKTTE; via the exons AGATGGATGAGGCGATGCGCTTCTTCGCTGAGAAGGTCTTTGCCTCTGAGGTGAAGGATGAGGACAGCAGGCATGAGATCTCACCTTTTGATGTAGAAGAAATCTGCCCCATCTTGCACCATGAAATGAGGGAGCACATGATCCACCAGGAGACCACAGCCATGGCTGACAAGCG GAAGAAGCGGATTTCCCTGAAGACAATTGCACTGGCTCTGCCCATTGCTGAAACTTCTGCAACCAAACTATCCCCCATTGAGGAGTTCATCGCTGCCTCACCACTGTACCAGTCTGTGCCCAACTTCCAGCGTGTGCAGATCACAGGGGACTATGCCTCAGGG GTCACAATTGAGGATTTTGAAGTTGTCTGCAGAGGCCTCTACCGGGCTTTGTGCATCCGGGAGAAATACATGCAGAAATCCTTTCAGAGGTTCCCCAAGACTCCGTCCCAGTATCTGCGCAACATAGAAGGGGAGGTTTGGCAAGCCGATGATGGGCACGGCCCAG TATTCACCCCCCCTGTGAAGGAGGGTGAGGACCCTTTCCGGTCGGACAATCTGCCCGAGGACCTGGGCTACTGCGTCTGCATGCAGGGTGGTGTGGTCTACGTCTATGCCGACGCAGCGGCTGCCAGACGAGGGAAGCCCAAGGACCTGCCCTACCCCAACCTCGAGGACTTCCTCGATGACATGAACTTCCTCCTCGCCCTGATTGCACAGGGACCTAT GAAAACCTACGCTCATCGGCGCCTgaagttcctctcctccaagttcAGTGTGCACGAGATGTTGAATGAGATGGAGGAGCTGAAGGAGCTGAAGAACAACCCTCATCGGGATTTTTACAATTGCAGGAAG GTGGACACCCACATTCATGCTGCGGCCTGCATGAACCAGAAGCACCTGCTGCACTTCATCAAGAAGTCGTACCGCGTGGACGCGGAGAGGGTTGTGTATGACGCCAAGGGCAAGAAACTCACCCTGAAGCAGCTCTTCCAGCAGCTCAACATGCACCCCTATGACCTGACGGTGGATTCTCTGGATGTTCATGCT GGGCGGCAGACCTTCCAGCGCTTTGACAAGTTTAATGACAAGTACAACCCGGTGGGAGCCAGTGAGCTGCGTGACCTCTACctgaagacagaaaataccatcgACGGCGAGTACTTTGCCACAATCATCAAG GAAGTCGGCTCTGACTTGGAGGATGCCAAGTACCAGCACGCGGAACCCCGCCTGTCCATCTACGGGCGCTCGCCAGAGGAGTGGCCCAAGCTGGCCAGCTGGTTCAACAGGCACAGGGTCTACTCCCCCAACATGAAGTGGATGATCCAAGTGCCCAGGATTTA CGATGTGTTCAGGGCCAAGAACTTCCTCCCCCACTTTGGGAAGATGCTGGAGAATATTTTTGTGCCTGTGTTTGAAGCGACAATCAGTCCTCAGGCCAACAAGGAGCTGAGCGTATTCCTGCTACAC ATCACCGGCTTTGATAGCGTGGACGACGAGTCCAAGCACAGTGGGCACATGTTTTCCACCAAGAGCCCCACGCCAGACAAGTGGAGCCATGAGAAGAACCCGTCCTACAGCTACTACCTGTACTATATGTATGCCAACATCACGGCGCTCAACAGCCTCCGCAG GGAACGCGGCATGAACACCTTCCTGTTCCGACCCCACTGCGGGGAAGCCGGGGCCATCACCCACCTGCTCGCAGCCTTCATGACAGCAGATAATATCTCCCATGGCCTGAACCTAAAGAAG AGTCCTGTGCTGCAGTACCTGTATTTTCTTGCCCAAATCCCCATTGCTATGTCCCCGCTCAGCAACAACAGCCTCTTCCTTGAATATGCCAAAAACCCGCTGCTGGACTTCCACCAGAAAGGCCTGAtggtctctctctccacagacGACCCCATGCAGTTCCACTACACCAAG GAGCCCCTGATGGAGGAATATGCCATTGCTGCCCAAGTCTTCAAACTCAGCACCTGTGACATGTGTGAGATTGCCAGGAACAGTGTCCTGCAATGTGGTCTGTCCCATGAG GAGAAGACCAAATTCCTGGGGGAGAATTACCGTGAGGAGGGGCCCCAAGGCAACAACATCTGGAAGACAAATGTAGCTCAGATCCGCATGGCCTATCGCTATGAAACCTGGTGCTACGAACTCAACCTCATTGCAGAGGGGCTGAAAACCACGGAGTAG
- the AMPD1 gene encoding AMP deaminase 1 isoform X1, protein MKCRQKGPKLSLALPEMDEAMRFFAEKVFASEVKDEDSRHEISPFDVEEICPILHHEMREHMIHQETTAMADKRKKRISLKTIALALPIAETSATKLSPIEEFIAASPLYQSVPNFQRVQITGDYASGVTIEDFEVVCRGLYRALCIREKYMQKSFQRFPKTPSQYLRNIEGEVWQADDGHGPVFTPPVKEGEDPFRSDNLPEDLGYCVCMQGGVVYVYADAAAARRGKPKDLPYPNLEDFLDDMNFLLALIAQGPMKTYAHRRLKFLSSKFSVHEMLNEMEELKELKNNPHRDFYNCRKVDTHIHAAACMNQKHLLHFIKKSYRVDAERVVYDAKGKKLTLKQLFQQLNMHPYDLTVDSLDVHAGRQTFQRFDKFNDKYNPVGASELRDLYLKTENTIDGEYFATIIKEVGSDLEDAKYQHAEPRLSIYGRSPEEWPKLASWFNRHRVYSPNMKWMIQVPRIYDVFRAKNFLPHFGKMLENIFVPVFEATISPQANKELSVFLLHITGFDSVDDESKHSGHMFSTKSPTPDKWSHEKNPSYSYYLYYMYANITALNSLRRERGMNTFLFRPHCGEAGAITHLLAAFMTADNISHGLNLKKSPVLQYLYFLAQIPIAMSPLSNNSLFLEYAKNPLLDFHQKGLMVSLSTDDPMQFHYTKEPLMEEYAIAAQVFKLSTCDMCEIARNSVLQCGLSHEEKTKFLGENYREEGPQGNNIWKTNVAQIRMAYRYETWCYELNLIAEGLKTTE, encoded by the exons ATGAAGTGCAGGCAGAAGGGACCAAAGCTGAGTTTGGCTCTGCCAG AGATGGATGAGGCGATGCGCTTCTTCGCTGAGAAGGTCTTTGCCTCTGAGGTGAAGGATGAGGACAGCAGGCATGAGATCTCACCTTTTGATGTAGAAGAAATCTGCCCCATCTTGCACCATGAAATGAGGGAGCACATGATCCACCAGGAGACCACAGCCATGGCTGACAAGCG GAAGAAGCGGATTTCCCTGAAGACAATTGCACTGGCTCTGCCCATTGCTGAAACTTCTGCAACCAAACTATCCCCCATTGAGGAGTTCATCGCTGCCTCACCACTGTACCAGTCTGTGCCCAACTTCCAGCGTGTGCAGATCACAGGGGACTATGCCTCAGGG GTCACAATTGAGGATTTTGAAGTTGTCTGCAGAGGCCTCTACCGGGCTTTGTGCATCCGGGAGAAATACATGCAGAAATCCTTTCAGAGGTTCCCCAAGACTCCGTCCCAGTATCTGCGCAACATAGAAGGGGAGGTTTGGCAAGCCGATGATGGGCACGGCCCAG TATTCACCCCCCCTGTGAAGGAGGGTGAGGACCCTTTCCGGTCGGACAATCTGCCCGAGGACCTGGGCTACTGCGTCTGCATGCAGGGTGGTGTGGTCTACGTCTATGCCGACGCAGCGGCTGCCAGACGAGGGAAGCCCAAGGACCTGCCCTACCCCAACCTCGAGGACTTCCTCGATGACATGAACTTCCTCCTCGCCCTGATTGCACAGGGACCTAT GAAAACCTACGCTCATCGGCGCCTgaagttcctctcctccaagttcAGTGTGCACGAGATGTTGAATGAGATGGAGGAGCTGAAGGAGCTGAAGAACAACCCTCATCGGGATTTTTACAATTGCAGGAAG GTGGACACCCACATTCATGCTGCGGCCTGCATGAACCAGAAGCACCTGCTGCACTTCATCAAGAAGTCGTACCGCGTGGACGCGGAGAGGGTTGTGTATGACGCCAAGGGCAAGAAACTCACCCTGAAGCAGCTCTTCCAGCAGCTCAACATGCACCCCTATGACCTGACGGTGGATTCTCTGGATGTTCATGCT GGGCGGCAGACCTTCCAGCGCTTTGACAAGTTTAATGACAAGTACAACCCGGTGGGAGCCAGTGAGCTGCGTGACCTCTACctgaagacagaaaataccatcgACGGCGAGTACTTTGCCACAATCATCAAG GAAGTCGGCTCTGACTTGGAGGATGCCAAGTACCAGCACGCGGAACCCCGCCTGTCCATCTACGGGCGCTCGCCAGAGGAGTGGCCCAAGCTGGCCAGCTGGTTCAACAGGCACAGGGTCTACTCCCCCAACATGAAGTGGATGATCCAAGTGCCCAGGATTTA CGATGTGTTCAGGGCCAAGAACTTCCTCCCCCACTTTGGGAAGATGCTGGAGAATATTTTTGTGCCTGTGTTTGAAGCGACAATCAGTCCTCAGGCCAACAAGGAGCTGAGCGTATTCCTGCTACAC ATCACCGGCTTTGATAGCGTGGACGACGAGTCCAAGCACAGTGGGCACATGTTTTCCACCAAGAGCCCCACGCCAGACAAGTGGAGCCATGAGAAGAACCCGTCCTACAGCTACTACCTGTACTATATGTATGCCAACATCACGGCGCTCAACAGCCTCCGCAG GGAACGCGGCATGAACACCTTCCTGTTCCGACCCCACTGCGGGGAAGCCGGGGCCATCACCCACCTGCTCGCAGCCTTCATGACAGCAGATAATATCTCCCATGGCCTGAACCTAAAGAAG AGTCCTGTGCTGCAGTACCTGTATTTTCTTGCCCAAATCCCCATTGCTATGTCCCCGCTCAGCAACAACAGCCTCTTCCTTGAATATGCCAAAAACCCGCTGCTGGACTTCCACCAGAAAGGCCTGAtggtctctctctccacagacGACCCCATGCAGTTCCACTACACCAAG GAGCCCCTGATGGAGGAATATGCCATTGCTGCCCAAGTCTTCAAACTCAGCACCTGTGACATGTGTGAGATTGCCAGGAACAGTGTCCTGCAATGTGGTCTGTCCCATGAG GAGAAGACCAAATTCCTGGGGGAGAATTACCGTGAGGAGGGGCCCCAAGGCAACAACATCTGGAAGACAAATGTAGCTCAGATCCGCATGGCCTATCGCTATGAAACCTGGTGCTACGAACTCAACCTCATTGCAGAGGGGCTGAAAACCACGGAGTAG
- the AMPD1 gene encoding AMP deaminase 1 isoform X3, with amino-acid sequence MDEAMRFFAEKVFASEVKDEDSRHEISPFDVEEICPILHHEMREHMIHQETTAMADKRKKRISLKTIALALPIAETSATKLSPIEEFIAASPLYQSVPNFQRVQITGDYASGVTIEDFEVVCRGLYRALCIREKYMQKSFQRFPKTPSQYLRNIEGEVWQADDGHGPVFTPPVKEGEDPFRSDNLPEDLGYCVCMQGGVVYVYADAAAARRGKPKDLPYPNLEDFLDDMNFLLALIAQGPMKTYAHRRLKFLSSKFSVHEMLNEMEELKELKNNPHRDFYNCRKVDTHIHAAACMNQKHLLHFIKKSYRVDAERVVYDAKGKKLTLKQLFQQLNMHPYDLTVDSLDVHAGRQTFQRFDKFNDKYNPVGASELRDLYLKTENTIDGEYFATIIKEVGSDLEDAKYQHAEPRLSIYGRSPEEWPKLASWFNRHRVYSPNMKWMIQVPRIYDVFRAKNFLPHFGKMLENIFVPVFEATISPQANKELSVFLLHITGFDSVDDESKHSGHMFSTKSPTPDKWSHEKNPSYSYYLYYMYANITALNSLRRERGMNTFLFRPHCGEAGAITHLLAAFMTADNISHGLNLKKSPVLQYLYFLAQIPIAMSPLSNNSLFLEYAKNPLLDFHQKGLMVSLSTDDPMQFHYTKEPLMEEYAIAAQVFKLSTCDMCEIARNSVLQCGLSHEEKTKFLGENYREEGPQGNNIWKTNVAQIRMAYRYETWCYELNLIAEGLKTTE; translated from the exons ATGGATGAGGCGATGCGCTTCTTCGCTGAGAAGGTCTTTGCCTCTGAGGTGAAGGATGAGGACAGCAGGCATGAGATCTCACCTTTTGATGTAGAAGAAATCTGCCCCATCTTGCACCATGAAATGAGGGAGCACATGATCCACCAGGAGACCACAGCCATGGCTGACAAGCG GAAGAAGCGGATTTCCCTGAAGACAATTGCACTGGCTCTGCCCATTGCTGAAACTTCTGCAACCAAACTATCCCCCATTGAGGAGTTCATCGCTGCCTCACCACTGTACCAGTCTGTGCCCAACTTCCAGCGTGTGCAGATCACAGGGGACTATGCCTCAGGG GTCACAATTGAGGATTTTGAAGTTGTCTGCAGAGGCCTCTACCGGGCTTTGTGCATCCGGGAGAAATACATGCAGAAATCCTTTCAGAGGTTCCCCAAGACTCCGTCCCAGTATCTGCGCAACATAGAAGGGGAGGTTTGGCAAGCCGATGATGGGCACGGCCCAG TATTCACCCCCCCTGTGAAGGAGGGTGAGGACCCTTTCCGGTCGGACAATCTGCCCGAGGACCTGGGCTACTGCGTCTGCATGCAGGGTGGTGTGGTCTACGTCTATGCCGACGCAGCGGCTGCCAGACGAGGGAAGCCCAAGGACCTGCCCTACCCCAACCTCGAGGACTTCCTCGATGACATGAACTTCCTCCTCGCCCTGATTGCACAGGGACCTAT GAAAACCTACGCTCATCGGCGCCTgaagttcctctcctccaagttcAGTGTGCACGAGATGTTGAATGAGATGGAGGAGCTGAAGGAGCTGAAGAACAACCCTCATCGGGATTTTTACAATTGCAGGAAG GTGGACACCCACATTCATGCTGCGGCCTGCATGAACCAGAAGCACCTGCTGCACTTCATCAAGAAGTCGTACCGCGTGGACGCGGAGAGGGTTGTGTATGACGCCAAGGGCAAGAAACTCACCCTGAAGCAGCTCTTCCAGCAGCTCAACATGCACCCCTATGACCTGACGGTGGATTCTCTGGATGTTCATGCT GGGCGGCAGACCTTCCAGCGCTTTGACAAGTTTAATGACAAGTACAACCCGGTGGGAGCCAGTGAGCTGCGTGACCTCTACctgaagacagaaaataccatcgACGGCGAGTACTTTGCCACAATCATCAAG GAAGTCGGCTCTGACTTGGAGGATGCCAAGTACCAGCACGCGGAACCCCGCCTGTCCATCTACGGGCGCTCGCCAGAGGAGTGGCCCAAGCTGGCCAGCTGGTTCAACAGGCACAGGGTCTACTCCCCCAACATGAAGTGGATGATCCAAGTGCCCAGGATTTA CGATGTGTTCAGGGCCAAGAACTTCCTCCCCCACTTTGGGAAGATGCTGGAGAATATTTTTGTGCCTGTGTTTGAAGCGACAATCAGTCCTCAGGCCAACAAGGAGCTGAGCGTATTCCTGCTACAC ATCACCGGCTTTGATAGCGTGGACGACGAGTCCAAGCACAGTGGGCACATGTTTTCCACCAAGAGCCCCACGCCAGACAAGTGGAGCCATGAGAAGAACCCGTCCTACAGCTACTACCTGTACTATATGTATGCCAACATCACGGCGCTCAACAGCCTCCGCAG GGAACGCGGCATGAACACCTTCCTGTTCCGACCCCACTGCGGGGAAGCCGGGGCCATCACCCACCTGCTCGCAGCCTTCATGACAGCAGATAATATCTCCCATGGCCTGAACCTAAAGAAG AGTCCTGTGCTGCAGTACCTGTATTTTCTTGCCCAAATCCCCATTGCTATGTCCCCGCTCAGCAACAACAGCCTCTTCCTTGAATATGCCAAAAACCCGCTGCTGGACTTCCACCAGAAAGGCCTGAtggtctctctctccacagacGACCCCATGCAGTTCCACTACACCAAG GAGCCCCTGATGGAGGAATATGCCATTGCTGCCCAAGTCTTCAAACTCAGCACCTGTGACATGTGTGAGATTGCCAGGAACAGTGTCCTGCAATGTGGTCTGTCCCATGAG GAGAAGACCAAATTCCTGGGGGAGAATTACCGTGAGGAGGGGCCCCAAGGCAACAACATCTGGAAGACAAATGTAGCTCAGATCCGCATGGCCTATCGCTATGAAACCTGGTGCTACGAACTCAACCTCATTGCAGAGGGGCTGAAAACCACGGAGTAG